ATGTTTGTATTTGTAATAACTCTCATTATTTTAGTGGATTTGCTTTACCTCTGGACTAGGTCCCATAGAGTAAGTTGTGAAATATCAGGGCTGAACGTTTCATTATTCTTGCACTTAATCATAATTCacatattatttttatttgataaatTGATTGTGTAATTGACTAAGTAGTTTGAGTAGCAGTTAACTGACTTTTATTACATTAAATACATGTGTATAATGCATAGAAAGAGGTAGGTCGAtggtttttttataaaaaaaaaaaatcttttctAGCATCTATTTTTATAAATGCTAAAAATTGAATGAGAATAAGAGAAACTCCTGATCAACTTTGCATTTTACTTACAAAAATTAATGTTTAGTTTCCTTctaatgaaaagaaaatttttGTATTTCGGATACAAACAGAACAAGAAACCGGACTGCCATTTgatctttgaaaatgtttttctTCATCATCATGATCTTCAAAAGTATACAAAGTGGCATCCGTCATAGCCTATATAAAGAAACCAAACAAAAATCAAAGACGAGTTTACTCTTTTGAAATATATAATCTCATATGCTATGCAAGTCCACAAAAGAATAATTGTTACCTACTATTACCTTACCATATAGTTTGCGTAAATCTAACATGGAATCTACTCATTAATTATTATTACATAATACTTCTTTCTTTTTTAGGGGAATATTACATAGTACTTCATGGCAACGAAAATTACAATTGACAGCCTAAATAAATGTGTCAACATGTCTATAATGAAAATGACATTATTtagttattaattttatttcttttcttgTTACTCGTTAAAAGTAGAGAAGAATAAGATACTGGTATATATAAACATGAAAGAAATCTTTCAatctaataattaattaaataaagaaaaccCAACAATCAAACTTGTtttaaacatatttatatattttaaattaattgcaCATTTTGGCCGTCTTTAAAAGAAGTATATATGATACATTGTATGGAATATATCTTACTTGGATCAACAGTGATTAACATGCCAGTCCCTCCAAAGTCGCACGTGCCACCTGCCACTTTGGTTCTCTGCCAGTAACTATTGAAAGCATAGGAAGCATGTGCAATCAATGAGTCGGGCTCAAAGCACGACCCACTGGGCTGAATGGAATCACAGTCGGCTCCTGAGCCACAAGCATAGTTCATTGCTTCTTGAATGATTGGGTCAGGGACAGAAGGCTTAGCCACGCACCATAGGGCTATACTCGGGGCTGAGTTTCGAGGCGGTCGACCGATTGGTGGAGGGTACACAATTGGAGGTAGAAACACTGGTGGGCCTGGGTGAAACCCATATGGAGAGGGAACGGTCGAAGGTGGGTTTGGAGTAAAACCTGGTGGACTAGGCTCGAAATATGGTGGGCTGAGAATGGGTTCACTTGGGCTTGGTAGGATTTGTGGTGGAGTTGGGTTAAGGGAGAAGCCCAATGGGCTAGGGACTTCACCTATTGGGCTCGGCATCTGTCCTGTTGGGCTCGGCATCTGGCCTATTGGGCTTGGGATCACACCAATT
This genomic interval from Humulus lupulus chromosome 8, drHumLupu1.1, whole genome shotgun sequence contains the following:
- the LOC133794704 gene encoding leucine-rich repeat extensin-like protein 5, producing MRPNNYQCLRACNILFLYLIVVAIISFSHCEARKSVRKLINKAPSTHQKSLFLMTAAKLNLVKYLNYDSPSDPTNSGSYGVSSPFTLPPYDSLPPVSLPENSPPYCVNPPNTPQTPSTTLPTPIGSTPTSPYPPFYLPPAIPIQNPPPGENPSPIGVIPSPIGQMPSPTGQMPSPIGEVPSPLGFSLNPTPPQILPSPSEPILSPPYFEPSPPGFTPNPPSTVPSPYGFHPGPPVFLPPIVYPPPIGRPPRNSAPSIALWCVAKPSVPDPIIQEAMNYACGSGADCDSIQPSGSCFEPDSLIAHASYAFNSYWQRTKVAGGTCDFGGTGMLITVDPSYDGCHFVYF